In a single window of the Elaeis guineensis isolate ETL-2024a chromosome 6, EG11, whole genome shotgun sequence genome:
- the LOC105046713 gene encoding uncharacterized protein isoform X4, with translation MEDVGLFKQGWVWFRCQKQEFVGTQVAPSCARDKLVFLIDRHWPVVCSWSINAGKFLLMLLVQWKYCVVRGFWSLISLGSAALFVIMWSCFLSLTPISCVVYVLLSLGAAGAAIHCLGHTPGLFIAGLCGSLFMWIYGNFWITGLIFIAGGFMFFLNHAQPLILISTAYAVYYVHACIGWVGVFLSLNLSFLSNDLLNKLLQGYDGTNEGLQFKEQKNSEPVVENLSADAEYSLPTSEDENVASFKSSYTTFRASTVLNIQKEASSSKVIKVDSTSLNEMKRIMNSTSHYEVLGFHRNKSVDPKILKKEYHKKVLLVHPDKNIGNSLACESFKKLQSAFEVLSDLTKKKSYDEQLRKEESGRVGQKSHGTSQQDGVEYRSEESRRIECTKCGNSHIWICTKRSKARARWCQDCSQYHQAKDGDGWIEIGCSSLSSTLQKVEIPRAFVCAESKIFDVSEWAICQM, from the exons ATGGAGGATGTAGGGCTGTTCAAGCAAGGATGGGTGTGGTTTCGGTGTCAGAAGCAGGAATTTGTGGGCACCCAGGTTGCACCGAGCTGCGCCAGGGACAAGCTCGTGTTTCTAATAGACCGCCACTGGCCAGTGGTGTGCAGCTGGTCCATAAATGCGGGGAAGTTTCTTTTGATGCTGCTGGTCCAGTGGAAATATTGTGTTGTCAGAGGCTTTTGGTCATTGATCAGTTTGGGTTCGGCAGCCCTTTTTGTCATAATGTGGAGCTGTTTTCTTAGCTTGACTCCAATATCTTGCGTTGTTTATGTGCTTCTAAGTCTG GGAGCTGCTGGGGCAGCCATTCATTGTTTAGGCCATACCCCTGGTCTTTTTATTGCCGGATTGTGTGGAAGTTTGTTTATGTGGATATATGGTAACTTTTGGATTACAGGACTTATATTTATAGCTGGAG GCTTTATGTTTTTCCTAAATCATGCACAGCCTCTGATCCTAATATCAACTGCATATGCTGTTTATTATGTCCATGCTTGTATTGGCTGGGTTGGAGTTTTTCTATCACTAAATCTGTCTTTCCTTTCAAATGACCTCCTCAATAAATTGCTTCAAGGATATGATGGTACCAATGAAGGCTTACAATTCAAAGAGCAGAAGAATTCAGAACCTGTTGTGGAAAACTTATCTGCTGATGCTGAATATTCTCTGCCGACTAGTGAAGATGAAAATGTGGCATCCTTTAAATCGTCATATACAACATTCAGGGCATCAACAGTTTTAAATATCCAGAAGGAGGCTTCTTCTAGCAAGGTCATCAAAGTTGATTCAACCTCACTGAACGAGATGAAACGAATAATGAATAGCACAAGCCATTATGAAGTTCTAGGTTTTCATCGGAACAAGAGTGTTGATCCTAAAATATTGAAGAAGGAATACCACAAGAAG GTCTTACTTGTGCATCCTGATAAAAACATCGGAAACTCATTAGCTTGTGAATCATTCAAAAAGCTTCAATCCGCATTTGAG GTTCTTTCAGACTTGACAAAGAAGAAGAGTTATGATGAACAATTAAGGAAGGAAGAATCTGGGAGAGTGGGTCAAAAATCTCATGGTACCTCTCAACAG GATGGGGTAGAGTATCGCTCTGAAGAATCTAGGCGTATAGAGTGCACAAAATGTGGAAATTCTCATATATGGATATGCACGAAAAGAAGTAAAGCCAGGGCAAGGTGGTGCCAG GATTGCTCCCAGTATCATCAAGCTAAAGATGGAGATGGATGGATAGAAATTGGGTGCTCCTCACTCTCTTCAACACTGCAGAAG GTGGAAATACCACGAGCTTTTGTATGTGCTGAGAGCAAAATATTTGATGTGTCTGAGTGGGCCATTTGTCAG ATGTAA
- the LOC105046713 gene encoding uncharacterized protein isoform X5 produces MWIYGNFWITGLIFIAGGFMFFLNHAQPLILISTAYAVYYVHACIGWVGVFLSLNLSFLSNDLLNKLLQGYDGTNEGLQFKEQKNSEPVVENLSADAEYSLPTSEDENVASFKSSYTTFRASTVLNIQKEASSSKVIKVDSTSLNEMKRIMNSTSHYEVLGFHRNKSVDPKILKKEYHKKVLLVHPDKNIGNSLACESFKKLQSAFEVLSDLTKKKSYDEQLRKEESGRVGQKSHGTSQQDGVEYRSEESRRIECTKCGNSHIWICTKRSKARARWCQDCSQYHQAKDGDGWIEIGCSSLSSTLQKVEIPRAFVCAESKIFDVSEWAICQGMACRPNTHRPSFHVNMVGLDKPGRRSNCSSCSWGLDAEMIVGDDQFDLWLQQVLASGVFSETPKRRKSWSLFKIHQKGLKQWRRFQ; encoded by the exons ATGTGGATATATGGTAACTTTTGGATTACAGGACTTATATTTATAGCTGGAG GCTTTATGTTTTTCCTAAATCATGCACAGCCTCTGATCCTAATATCAACTGCATATGCTGTTTATTATGTCCATGCTTGTATTGGCTGGGTTGGAGTTTTTCTATCACTAAATCTGTCTTTCCTTTCAAATGACCTCCTCAATAAATTGCTTCAAGGATATGATGGTACCAATGAAGGCTTACAATTCAAAGAGCAGAAGAATTCAGAACCTGTTGTGGAAAACTTATCTGCTGATGCTGAATATTCTCTGCCGACTAGTGAAGATGAAAATGTGGCATCCTTTAAATCGTCATATACAACATTCAGGGCATCAACAGTTTTAAATATCCAGAAGGAGGCTTCTTCTAGCAAGGTCATCAAAGTTGATTCAACCTCACTGAACGAGATGAAACGAATAATGAATAGCACAAGCCATTATGAAGTTCTAGGTTTTCATCGGAACAAGAGTGTTGATCCTAAAATATTGAAGAAGGAATACCACAAGAAG GTCTTACTTGTGCATCCTGATAAAAACATCGGAAACTCATTAGCTTGTGAATCATTCAAAAAGCTTCAATCCGCATTTGAG GTTCTTTCAGACTTGACAAAGAAGAAGAGTTATGATGAACAATTAAGGAAGGAAGAATCTGGGAGAGTGGGTCAAAAATCTCATGGTACCTCTCAACAG GATGGGGTAGAGTATCGCTCTGAAGAATCTAGGCGTATAGAGTGCACAAAATGTGGAAATTCTCATATATGGATATGCACGAAAAGAAGTAAAGCCAGGGCAAGGTGGTGCCAG GATTGCTCCCAGTATCATCAAGCTAAAGATGGAGATGGATGGATAGAAATTGGGTGCTCCTCACTCTCTTCAACACTGCAGAAG GTGGAAATACCACGAGCTTTTGTATGTGCTGAGAGCAAAATATTTGATGTGTCTGAGTGGGCCATTTGTCAG GGAATGGCATGCAGGCCTAATACTCATCGACCAAGCTTTCATGTAAACATGGTTGGTTTGGATAAGCCAGGGCGGAGATCAAACTGCTCTAGTTGTTCATGGGGGTTGGATGCTGAGATGATTGTGGGTGATGATCAATTTGATCTATGGCTTCAGCAGGTCTTGGCATCTGGTGTCTTTTCTGAGACTCCCAAACGTAGAAAAAGTTGGAGCCTGTTTAAGATACATCAGAAAGGTTTGAAACAATGGCGGAGATTCCAATGA
- the LOC105046713 gene encoding uncharacterized protein isoform X1, with amino-acid sequence MEDVGLFKQGWVWFRCQKQEFVGTQVAPSCARDKLVFLIDRHWPVVCSWSINAGKFLLMLLVQWKYCVVRGFWSLISLGSAALFVIMWSCFLSLTPISCVVYVLLSLGAAGAAIHCLGHTPGLFIAGLCGSLFMWIYGNFWITGLIFIAGGFMFFLNHAQPLILISTAYAVYYVHACIGWVGVFLSLNLSFLSNDLLNKLLQGYDGTNEGLQFKEQKNSEPVVENLSADAEYSLPTSEDENVASFKSSYTTFRASTVLNIQKEASSSKVIKVDSTSLNEMKRIMNSTSHYEVLGFHRNKSVDPKILKKEYHKKVLLVHPDKNIGNSLACESFKKLQSAFEVLSDLTKKKSYDEQLRKEESGRVGQKSHGTSQQDGVEYRSEESRRIECTKCGNSHIWICTKRSKARARWCQDCSQYHQAKDGDGWIEIGCSSLSSTLQKVEIPRAFVCAESKIFDVSEWAICQGMACRPNTHRPSFHVNMVGLDKPGRRSNCSSCSWGLDAEMIVGDDQFDLWLQQVLASGVFSETPKRRKSWSLFKIHQKGLKQWRRFQ; translated from the exons ATGGAGGATGTAGGGCTGTTCAAGCAAGGATGGGTGTGGTTTCGGTGTCAGAAGCAGGAATTTGTGGGCACCCAGGTTGCACCGAGCTGCGCCAGGGACAAGCTCGTGTTTCTAATAGACCGCCACTGGCCAGTGGTGTGCAGCTGGTCCATAAATGCGGGGAAGTTTCTTTTGATGCTGCTGGTCCAGTGGAAATATTGTGTTGTCAGAGGCTTTTGGTCATTGATCAGTTTGGGTTCGGCAGCCCTTTTTGTCATAATGTGGAGCTGTTTTCTTAGCTTGACTCCAATATCTTGCGTTGTTTATGTGCTTCTAAGTCTG GGAGCTGCTGGGGCAGCCATTCATTGTTTAGGCCATACCCCTGGTCTTTTTATTGCCGGATTGTGTGGAAGTTTGTTTATGTGGATATATGGTAACTTTTGGATTACAGGACTTATATTTATAGCTGGAG GCTTTATGTTTTTCCTAAATCATGCACAGCCTCTGATCCTAATATCAACTGCATATGCTGTTTATTATGTCCATGCTTGTATTGGCTGGGTTGGAGTTTTTCTATCACTAAATCTGTCTTTCCTTTCAAATGACCTCCTCAATAAATTGCTTCAAGGATATGATGGTACCAATGAAGGCTTACAATTCAAAGAGCAGAAGAATTCAGAACCTGTTGTGGAAAACTTATCTGCTGATGCTGAATATTCTCTGCCGACTAGTGAAGATGAAAATGTGGCATCCTTTAAATCGTCATATACAACATTCAGGGCATCAACAGTTTTAAATATCCAGAAGGAGGCTTCTTCTAGCAAGGTCATCAAAGTTGATTCAACCTCACTGAACGAGATGAAACGAATAATGAATAGCACAAGCCATTATGAAGTTCTAGGTTTTCATCGGAACAAGAGTGTTGATCCTAAAATATTGAAGAAGGAATACCACAAGAAG GTCTTACTTGTGCATCCTGATAAAAACATCGGAAACTCATTAGCTTGTGAATCATTCAAAAAGCTTCAATCCGCATTTGAG GTTCTTTCAGACTTGACAAAGAAGAAGAGTTATGATGAACAATTAAGGAAGGAAGAATCTGGGAGAGTGGGTCAAAAATCTCATGGTACCTCTCAACAG GATGGGGTAGAGTATCGCTCTGAAGAATCTAGGCGTATAGAGTGCACAAAATGTGGAAATTCTCATATATGGATATGCACGAAAAGAAGTAAAGCCAGGGCAAGGTGGTGCCAG GATTGCTCCCAGTATCATCAAGCTAAAGATGGAGATGGATGGATAGAAATTGGGTGCTCCTCACTCTCTTCAACACTGCAGAAG GTGGAAATACCACGAGCTTTTGTATGTGCTGAGAGCAAAATATTTGATGTGTCTGAGTGGGCCATTTGTCAG GGAATGGCATGCAGGCCTAATACTCATCGACCAAGCTTTCATGTAAACATGGTTGGTTTGGATAAGCCAGGGCGGAGATCAAACTGCTCTAGTTGTTCATGGGGGTTGGATGCTGAGATGATTGTGGGTGATGATCAATTTGATCTATGGCTTCAGCAGGTCTTGGCATCTGGTGTCTTTTCTGAGACTCCCAAACGTAGAAAAAGTTGGAGCCTGTTTAAGATACATCAGAAAGGTTTGAAACAATGGCGGAGATTCCAATGA
- the LOC105046713 gene encoding uncharacterized protein isoform X3, protein MEDVGLFKQGWVWFRCQKQEFVGTQVAPSCARDKLVFLIDRHWPVVCSWSINAGKFLLMLLVQWKYCVVRGFWSLISLGSAALFVIMWSCFLSLTPISCVVYVLLSLGAAGAAIHCLGHTPGLFIAGLCGSLFMWIYGNFWITGLIFIAGGFMFFLNHAQPLILISTAYAVYYVHACIGWVGVFLSLNLSFLSNDLLNKLLQGYDGTNEGLQFKEQKNSEPVVENLSADAEYSLPTSEDENVASFKSSYTTFRASTVLNIQKEASSSKVIKVDSTSLNEMKRIMNSTSHYEVLGFHRNKSVDPKILKKEYHKKVLLVHPDKNIGNSLACESFKKLQSAFEVLSDLTKKKSYDEQLRKEESGRVGQKSHGTSQQDGVEYRSEESRRIECTKCGNSHIWICTKRSKARARWCQDCSQYHQAKDGDGWIEIGCSSLSSTLQKVEIPRAFVCAESKIFDVSEWAICQVSISSHFSTLY, encoded by the exons ATGGAGGATGTAGGGCTGTTCAAGCAAGGATGGGTGTGGTTTCGGTGTCAGAAGCAGGAATTTGTGGGCACCCAGGTTGCACCGAGCTGCGCCAGGGACAAGCTCGTGTTTCTAATAGACCGCCACTGGCCAGTGGTGTGCAGCTGGTCCATAAATGCGGGGAAGTTTCTTTTGATGCTGCTGGTCCAGTGGAAATATTGTGTTGTCAGAGGCTTTTGGTCATTGATCAGTTTGGGTTCGGCAGCCCTTTTTGTCATAATGTGGAGCTGTTTTCTTAGCTTGACTCCAATATCTTGCGTTGTTTATGTGCTTCTAAGTCTG GGAGCTGCTGGGGCAGCCATTCATTGTTTAGGCCATACCCCTGGTCTTTTTATTGCCGGATTGTGTGGAAGTTTGTTTATGTGGATATATGGTAACTTTTGGATTACAGGACTTATATTTATAGCTGGAG GCTTTATGTTTTTCCTAAATCATGCACAGCCTCTGATCCTAATATCAACTGCATATGCTGTTTATTATGTCCATGCTTGTATTGGCTGGGTTGGAGTTTTTCTATCACTAAATCTGTCTTTCCTTTCAAATGACCTCCTCAATAAATTGCTTCAAGGATATGATGGTACCAATGAAGGCTTACAATTCAAAGAGCAGAAGAATTCAGAACCTGTTGTGGAAAACTTATCTGCTGATGCTGAATATTCTCTGCCGACTAGTGAAGATGAAAATGTGGCATCCTTTAAATCGTCATATACAACATTCAGGGCATCAACAGTTTTAAATATCCAGAAGGAGGCTTCTTCTAGCAAGGTCATCAAAGTTGATTCAACCTCACTGAACGAGATGAAACGAATAATGAATAGCACAAGCCATTATGAAGTTCTAGGTTTTCATCGGAACAAGAGTGTTGATCCTAAAATATTGAAGAAGGAATACCACAAGAAG GTCTTACTTGTGCATCCTGATAAAAACATCGGAAACTCATTAGCTTGTGAATCATTCAAAAAGCTTCAATCCGCATTTGAG GTTCTTTCAGACTTGACAAAGAAGAAGAGTTATGATGAACAATTAAGGAAGGAAGAATCTGGGAGAGTGGGTCAAAAATCTCATGGTACCTCTCAACAG GATGGGGTAGAGTATCGCTCTGAAGAATCTAGGCGTATAGAGTGCACAAAATGTGGAAATTCTCATATATGGATATGCACGAAAAGAAGTAAAGCCAGGGCAAGGTGGTGCCAG GATTGCTCCCAGTATCATCAAGCTAAAGATGGAGATGGATGGATAGAAATTGGGTGCTCCTCACTCTCTTCAACACTGCAGAAG GTGGAAATACCACGAGCTTTTGTATGTGCTGAGAGCAAAATATTTGATGTGTCTGAGTGGGCCATTTGTCAG GTATCAATTTCTTCACATTTCAGCACACTATACTGA
- the LOC105046713 gene encoding uncharacterized protein isoform X2, which yields MEDVGLFKQGWVWFRCQKQEFVGTQVAPSCARDKLVFLIDRHWPVVCSWSINAGKFLLMLLVQWKYCVVRGFWSLISLGSAALFVIMWSCFLSLTPISCVVYVLLSLGAAGAAIHCLGHTPGLFIAGLCGSLFMWIYGNFWITGLIFIAGGYDGTNEGLQFKEQKNSEPVVENLSADAEYSLPTSEDENVASFKSSYTTFRASTVLNIQKEASSSKVIKVDSTSLNEMKRIMNSTSHYEVLGFHRNKSVDPKILKKEYHKKVLLVHPDKNIGNSLACESFKKLQSAFEVLSDLTKKKSYDEQLRKEESGRVGQKSHGTSQQDGVEYRSEESRRIECTKCGNSHIWICTKRSKARARWCQDCSQYHQAKDGDGWIEIGCSSLSSTLQKVEIPRAFVCAESKIFDVSEWAICQGMACRPNTHRPSFHVNMVGLDKPGRRSNCSSCSWGLDAEMIVGDDQFDLWLQQVLASGVFSETPKRRKSWSLFKIHQKGLKQWRRFQ from the exons ATGGAGGATGTAGGGCTGTTCAAGCAAGGATGGGTGTGGTTTCGGTGTCAGAAGCAGGAATTTGTGGGCACCCAGGTTGCACCGAGCTGCGCCAGGGACAAGCTCGTGTTTCTAATAGACCGCCACTGGCCAGTGGTGTGCAGCTGGTCCATAAATGCGGGGAAGTTTCTTTTGATGCTGCTGGTCCAGTGGAAATATTGTGTTGTCAGAGGCTTTTGGTCATTGATCAGTTTGGGTTCGGCAGCCCTTTTTGTCATAATGTGGAGCTGTTTTCTTAGCTTGACTCCAATATCTTGCGTTGTTTATGTGCTTCTAAGTCTG GGAGCTGCTGGGGCAGCCATTCATTGTTTAGGCCATACCCCTGGTCTTTTTATTGCCGGATTGTGTGGAAGTTTGTTTATGTGGATATATGGTAACTTTTGGATTACAGGACTTATATTTATAGCTGGAG GATATGATGGTACCAATGAAGGCTTACAATTCAAAGAGCAGAAGAATTCAGAACCTGTTGTGGAAAACTTATCTGCTGATGCTGAATATTCTCTGCCGACTAGTGAAGATGAAAATGTGGCATCCTTTAAATCGTCATATACAACATTCAGGGCATCAACAGTTTTAAATATCCAGAAGGAGGCTTCTTCTAGCAAGGTCATCAAAGTTGATTCAACCTCACTGAACGAGATGAAACGAATAATGAATAGCACAAGCCATTATGAAGTTCTAGGTTTTCATCGGAACAAGAGTGTTGATCCTAAAATATTGAAGAAGGAATACCACAAGAAG GTCTTACTTGTGCATCCTGATAAAAACATCGGAAACTCATTAGCTTGTGAATCATTCAAAAAGCTTCAATCCGCATTTGAG GTTCTTTCAGACTTGACAAAGAAGAAGAGTTATGATGAACAATTAAGGAAGGAAGAATCTGGGAGAGTGGGTCAAAAATCTCATGGTACCTCTCAACAG GATGGGGTAGAGTATCGCTCTGAAGAATCTAGGCGTATAGAGTGCACAAAATGTGGAAATTCTCATATATGGATATGCACGAAAAGAAGTAAAGCCAGGGCAAGGTGGTGCCAG GATTGCTCCCAGTATCATCAAGCTAAAGATGGAGATGGATGGATAGAAATTGGGTGCTCCTCACTCTCTTCAACACTGCAGAAG GTGGAAATACCACGAGCTTTTGTATGTGCTGAGAGCAAAATATTTGATGTGTCTGAGTGGGCCATTTGTCAG GGAATGGCATGCAGGCCTAATACTCATCGACCAAGCTTTCATGTAAACATGGTTGGTTTGGATAAGCCAGGGCGGAGATCAAACTGCTCTAGTTGTTCATGGGGGTTGGATGCTGAGATGATTGTGGGTGATGATCAATTTGATCTATGGCTTCAGCAGGTCTTGGCATCTGGTGTCTTTTCTGAGACTCCCAAACGTAGAAAAAGTTGGAGCCTGTTTAAGATACATCAGAAAGGTTTGAAACAATGGCGGAGATTCCAATGA